A genomic window from Maylandia zebra isolate NMK-2024a linkage group LG20, Mzebra_GT3a, whole genome shotgun sequence includes:
- the fignl2 gene encoding fidgetin-like protein 2 isoform X1 yields the protein MLSPIVPYSLLKMHWNPEHAQSLSQWPEQHLDVSSTTSSPAHKSEFYSGRSRSSYNYAWANDDISALTASNLLKRYAEKYAGVLDSPYDRPSAVGTYPESGAFGSLNNQKTELEPWPLTHSTEAYPLGPPGGHDSHSGPKTAATSTGPPGIGSVSVLNSNLSDSGYSGSSSCSGSTEYPSRYNGTYLSSGFCPQPNAALPPASLHTLQSTPTLVPSYSPATPVYNYPPSTYPPQTSLAPGYSHPSSTYLPSGLPAPTPVPSRPTVVGGSYSYQSTSLGTSESGGTLKRKAFEMGVEDDESGDRSRYRKYSYDPVKAGGSSPYSVNDKTDCHGNGFSSSGSTDPQTFKPSKPSSQPLVSPQFGAAGQYSPPTGMTGENGMTEQGFTQQQQQHSQAVKHPPLCAPTAEAMKSPDPRLLDLINGELLDCIPALGWGELAGLTHVKAALEEDLMWPVLRPSPVVQPPRAVLLFGPRGGGKTTLTRSLASQLGASFYRLSGTMLASKGKPEAEHILGSLLQVAGARQPSVVLLSQVEAMEEEGLRQVLLSTLEKAQVGTTGLVILVCATGRPDLLQDAVHRSFAKRYHVGLPDVALRREVLLQALSPQGFSLSERELNGVLQRTEGFTVRELLQLSQQVLSSASSSNGAMHGLTTSSKPPDFTDFENAFCKVRPHTTAKELDTCVEWSKMYSH from the exons ATGCTGAGTCCTATTGTCCCTTATA GCCTGTTAAAGATGCACTGGAACCCAGAGCATGCCCAGTCCCTCAGCCAGTGGCCTGAGCAGCACCTGGACgtctcctccaccacctcctctcCGGCCCACAAGTCAGAATTTTACTCTGGCCGTAGCCGCAGCTCCTACAACTACGCCTGGGCCAATGACGACATCTCTGCCCTTACAGCCTCCAACTTGTTGAAGCGCTATGCTGAGAAGTATGCCGGCGTGCTGGACTCGCCATATGACCGGCCTTCTGCTGTGGGCACCTATCCAGAGTCTGGGGCCTTTGGGAGCCTAAATAACCAAAAGACTGAGCTGGAGCCTTGGCCACTGACGCACAGCACTGAAGCCTATCCCCTGGGGCCTCCTGGAGGCCATGACAGCCATTCGGGGCCCAAGACTGCAGCCACGTCCACGGGCCCTCCGGGGATTGGCAGCGTGTCAGTATTGAACAGTAACCTTTCAGACTCAGGTTACAGTGGTAGCAGCTCCTGCAGTGGGTCCACTGAGTACCCCTCTCGCTACAATGGCACCTATCTTTCCTCAGGTTTTTGTCCGCAACCCAACGCAGCACTTCCCCCTGCCTCTCTCCACACTCTCCAATCGACTCCCACTCTTGTGCCCAGCTATAGCCCTGCCACGCCAGTCTACAACTACCCCCCCAGCACATACCCTCCTCAGACCAGCCTTGCTCCTGGCTACAGCCACCCTTCTTCGACTTACCTCCCCTCAGGTCTACCGGCCCCTACCCCTGTTCCTTCAAGGCCCACTGTGGTAGGAGGCAGCTATAGTTATCAGAGCACAAGCCTTGGGACATCTGAATCTGGAGGGACATTGAAAAGAAAAGCCTTTGAGATGGGTGTTGAAGATGATGAGAGTGGGGACCGGTCGCGGTACAGGAAATACAGCTATGACCCTGTGAAGGCTGGGGGAAGCTCACCCTACAGTGTGAATGATAAAACGGATTGCCATGGAAATGGCTTCAGTAGTTCAGGCAGCACAGACCCTCAGACCTTCAAGCCCAGTAAGCCCTCCTCTCAGCCCTTGGTGTCTCCTCAGTTTGGGGCGGCAGGGCAGTACAGCCCTCCAACAGGCATGACGGGGGAGAATGGCATGACAGAACAGGGATtcacccagcagcagcagcagcattccCAGGCTGTCAAACACCCTCCATTATGTGCTCCAACTGCTGAGGCTATGAAGAGTCCAGACCCGCGGCTGTTAGACCTCATCAATGGGGAGTTATTGGACTGCATCCCCGCATTGGGCTGGGGTGAGCTGGCTGGACTCACACATGTCAAAGCTGCCCTGGAGGAGGACCTGATGTGGCCCGTGTTGAGGCCAAGTCCAGTGGTGCAGCCACCAAGAGCCGTCCTGCTGTTCGGCCCCAGAGGAGGGGGTAAGACGACATTGACTCGCTCACTGGCTTCGCAGTTAGGGGCCTCCTTCTACCGTTTGAGTGGAACCATGCTGGCCTCTAAAGGGAAGCCTGAGGCAGAACACATTCTGGGGTCTCTGTTGCAGGTGGCGGGGGCACGGCAACCCTCAGTTGTGCTACTTAGTCAGGTGGAAGCCATGGAAGAGGAGGGCCTTAGGCAGGTACTGCTGAGCACCCTGGAGAAAGCTCAGGTGGGGACCACAGGTCTGGTGATTCTCGTATGCGCCACTGGAAGGCCAGATCTGCTGCAAGATGCTGTCCATCGGAGCTTTGCTAAGCGATACCACGTCGGCCTACCAGATGTGGCTCTGCGCAGAGAGGTGCTGCTGCAGGCTCTGTCGCCCCAGGGCTTCAGCCTGAGCGAGAGGGAGCTGAACGGTGTGCTGCAGCGCACGGAGGGCTTCACTGTGCGggagctgctgcagctcagCCAGCAGGTGCTCTCGTCAGCATCCTCCTCAAATGGAGCCATGCACGGCCTCACCACGTCCAGCAAACCCCCCGACTTTACAGACTTCGAGAATGCCTTCTGCAAGGTGCGGCCACACACCACCGCAAAGGAACTGGACACTTGTGTAGAGTGGAGCAAGATGTATAGCCACTGA
- the fignl2 gene encoding fidgetin-like protein 2 isoform X2: protein MHWNPEHAQSLSQWPEQHLDVSSTTSSPAHKSEFYSGRSRSSYNYAWANDDISALTASNLLKRYAEKYAGVLDSPYDRPSAVGTYPESGAFGSLNNQKTELEPWPLTHSTEAYPLGPPGGHDSHSGPKTAATSTGPPGIGSVSVLNSNLSDSGYSGSSSCSGSTEYPSRYNGTYLSSGFCPQPNAALPPASLHTLQSTPTLVPSYSPATPVYNYPPSTYPPQTSLAPGYSHPSSTYLPSGLPAPTPVPSRPTVVGGSYSYQSTSLGTSESGGTLKRKAFEMGVEDDESGDRSRYRKYSYDPVKAGGSSPYSVNDKTDCHGNGFSSSGSTDPQTFKPSKPSSQPLVSPQFGAAGQYSPPTGMTGENGMTEQGFTQQQQQHSQAVKHPPLCAPTAEAMKSPDPRLLDLINGELLDCIPALGWGELAGLTHVKAALEEDLMWPVLRPSPVVQPPRAVLLFGPRGGGKTTLTRSLASQLGASFYRLSGTMLASKGKPEAEHILGSLLQVAGARQPSVVLLSQVEAMEEEGLRQVLLSTLEKAQVGTTGLVILVCATGRPDLLQDAVHRSFAKRYHVGLPDVALRREVLLQALSPQGFSLSERELNGVLQRTEGFTVRELLQLSQQVLSSASSSNGAMHGLTTSSKPPDFTDFENAFCKVRPHTTAKELDTCVEWSKMYSH from the coding sequence ATGCACTGGAACCCAGAGCATGCCCAGTCCCTCAGCCAGTGGCCTGAGCAGCACCTGGACgtctcctccaccacctcctctcCGGCCCACAAGTCAGAATTTTACTCTGGCCGTAGCCGCAGCTCCTACAACTACGCCTGGGCCAATGACGACATCTCTGCCCTTACAGCCTCCAACTTGTTGAAGCGCTATGCTGAGAAGTATGCCGGCGTGCTGGACTCGCCATATGACCGGCCTTCTGCTGTGGGCACCTATCCAGAGTCTGGGGCCTTTGGGAGCCTAAATAACCAAAAGACTGAGCTGGAGCCTTGGCCACTGACGCACAGCACTGAAGCCTATCCCCTGGGGCCTCCTGGAGGCCATGACAGCCATTCGGGGCCCAAGACTGCAGCCACGTCCACGGGCCCTCCGGGGATTGGCAGCGTGTCAGTATTGAACAGTAACCTTTCAGACTCAGGTTACAGTGGTAGCAGCTCCTGCAGTGGGTCCACTGAGTACCCCTCTCGCTACAATGGCACCTATCTTTCCTCAGGTTTTTGTCCGCAACCCAACGCAGCACTTCCCCCTGCCTCTCTCCACACTCTCCAATCGACTCCCACTCTTGTGCCCAGCTATAGCCCTGCCACGCCAGTCTACAACTACCCCCCCAGCACATACCCTCCTCAGACCAGCCTTGCTCCTGGCTACAGCCACCCTTCTTCGACTTACCTCCCCTCAGGTCTACCGGCCCCTACCCCTGTTCCTTCAAGGCCCACTGTGGTAGGAGGCAGCTATAGTTATCAGAGCACAAGCCTTGGGACATCTGAATCTGGAGGGACATTGAAAAGAAAAGCCTTTGAGATGGGTGTTGAAGATGATGAGAGTGGGGACCGGTCGCGGTACAGGAAATACAGCTATGACCCTGTGAAGGCTGGGGGAAGCTCACCCTACAGTGTGAATGATAAAACGGATTGCCATGGAAATGGCTTCAGTAGTTCAGGCAGCACAGACCCTCAGACCTTCAAGCCCAGTAAGCCCTCCTCTCAGCCCTTGGTGTCTCCTCAGTTTGGGGCGGCAGGGCAGTACAGCCCTCCAACAGGCATGACGGGGGAGAATGGCATGACAGAACAGGGATtcacccagcagcagcagcagcattccCAGGCTGTCAAACACCCTCCATTATGTGCTCCAACTGCTGAGGCTATGAAGAGTCCAGACCCGCGGCTGTTAGACCTCATCAATGGGGAGTTATTGGACTGCATCCCCGCATTGGGCTGGGGTGAGCTGGCTGGACTCACACATGTCAAAGCTGCCCTGGAGGAGGACCTGATGTGGCCCGTGTTGAGGCCAAGTCCAGTGGTGCAGCCACCAAGAGCCGTCCTGCTGTTCGGCCCCAGAGGAGGGGGTAAGACGACATTGACTCGCTCACTGGCTTCGCAGTTAGGGGCCTCCTTCTACCGTTTGAGTGGAACCATGCTGGCCTCTAAAGGGAAGCCTGAGGCAGAACACATTCTGGGGTCTCTGTTGCAGGTGGCGGGGGCACGGCAACCCTCAGTTGTGCTACTTAGTCAGGTGGAAGCCATGGAAGAGGAGGGCCTTAGGCAGGTACTGCTGAGCACCCTGGAGAAAGCTCAGGTGGGGACCACAGGTCTGGTGATTCTCGTATGCGCCACTGGAAGGCCAGATCTGCTGCAAGATGCTGTCCATCGGAGCTTTGCTAAGCGATACCACGTCGGCCTACCAGATGTGGCTCTGCGCAGAGAGGTGCTGCTGCAGGCTCTGTCGCCCCAGGGCTTCAGCCTGAGCGAGAGGGAGCTGAACGGTGTGCTGCAGCGCACGGAGGGCTTCACTGTGCGggagctgctgcagctcagCCAGCAGGTGCTCTCGTCAGCATCCTCCTCAAATGGAGCCATGCACGGCCTCACCACGTCCAGCAAACCCCCCGACTTTACAGACTTCGAGAATGCCTTCTGCAAGGTGCGGCCACACACCACCGCAAAGGAACTGGACACTTGTGTAGAGTGGAGCAAGATGTATAGCCACTGA